DNA sequence from the Thauera sedimentorum genome:
CTTGCTCACGCCGGCCAGCTTGGCTGCCGCGCTGCAGGCGCCCTCGCAACCCTGGCCCGCCACCAGCACGTGGACCTCGCCGCCGATCGCGGCGGCAGCCGTCACGGTATTGAGCGTGGCGGCCTTGATGGATTGATTGTCGTGTTCAGCAATAACCAGGATCGCCATCTCAGATCACCTTCGCTTCGTTCTTGAGCTTGTCGACAAGTTGCGCGACATCCGCAACGCGCACACCGGCACTGCGCTTGGGCGGCTCGGCCACCTTGACGGTCGCCAGGCGCGGCGCCACGTCCACCCCGAGGTCTTCGGGCTTGGTGGTGTCGAGCGGCTTCTTCTTGGCCTTCATGATGTTGGGCAGCGTGGCGTAACGCGGCTCGTTCAGGCGCAGGTCGGTGGTGATCACCGCCGGCAGCGTGAGCTCCAGGGTTTCCAGACCACCGTCGATCTCGCGGGTCACCGTCGCCTTGCCGTCGGCCAGCGTCACCTTGGAGGCGAAGGTGGCTTGCGGCCAGCCCATCAGCGCAGCCAGCATCTGGCCGGTCTGGTTGGCATCGTCGTCGATCGCCTGCTTGCCGCAGATCACCACCTGGGGCGCTTCCTTGTCGCACA
Encoded proteins:
- a CDS encoding electron transfer flavoprotein subunit beta/FixA family protein, producing the protein MKILVPVKRVVDYNVKVRVKADGTGVDIANVKMSMNPFDEIAVEEAVRLKEAGVATEVVAVSCGVGACQETLRAAMAIGADRGILVETDVELQPLAVAKLLKALCDKEAPQVVICGKQAIDDDANQTGQMLAALMGWPQATFASKVTLADGKATVTREIDGGLETLELTLPAVITTDLRLNEPRYATLPNIMKAKKKPLDTTKPEDLGVDVAPRLATVKVAEPPKRSAGVRVADVAQLVDKLKNEAKVI